A stretch of Pseudomonas sp. 7SR1 DNA encodes these proteins:
- a CDS encoding phosphoglycolate phosphatase: MSGFEQLFPGSLPRLVMFDLDGTLVDSVPDLAAAVDHMLLKLGRAPAGIDAVRQWVGNGAPMLVRRALANHIDAQGVDDAEAEQALELFNEAYEGNHELTVVYPGVRSTLKWLQKQGVEMALITNKPERFVAPLLDQMKIGRYFRWIIGGDTLPQKKPDPAALFFVMKMANIPASQSLFVGDSRSDVLAAKAAGVKCVALSYGYNHGRPISEEFPALVIDDLRLLIPGCLDPAAEITLPDAVQSSSGNAIVVVTRKLWMKVMKALARWRWRA, from the coding sequence ATGAGCGGCTTCGAGCAGTTGTTTCCCGGCAGCTTGCCGCGTCTGGTGATGTTCGACCTCGATGGCACGCTGGTCGACTCGGTTCCAGACCTGGCGGCAGCCGTGGACCATATGCTGCTCAAACTGGGGCGCGCGCCAGCCGGTATCGACGCCGTGCGCCAGTGGGTCGGTAATGGCGCCCCCATGCTGGTGCGCCGGGCCCTGGCCAATCACATCGACGCCCAGGGTGTCGATGACGCCGAGGCTGAGCAGGCGCTGGAGCTGTTCAATGAAGCCTACGAGGGGAACCACGAATTGACGGTGGTCTATCCCGGCGTGCGCTCCACTCTCAAGTGGCTGCAAAAGCAGGGCGTCGAAATGGCGCTGATCACCAACAAGCCGGAACGCTTCGTTGCGCCGTTACTGGATCAGATGAAGATCGGCCGCTATTTCCGCTGGATCATTGGCGGCGATACGCTGCCGCAGAAAAAGCCTGATCCGGCCGCGCTGTTTTTCGTCATGAAGATGGCCAATATCCCGGCTTCCCAATCGCTCTTCGTCGGCGATTCGCGCAGCGATGTGCTGGCAGCGAAAGCGGCGGGGGTCAAATGCGTGGCGCTGAGCTATGGCTACAATCATGGACGGCCCATCTCCGAAGAGTTCCCCGCCCTGGTGATCGACGATTTGCGACTGCTAATTCCCGGTTGCCTGGACCCGGCCGCTGAGATAACGTTGCCCGACGCTGTTCAATCCTCTTCTGGGAACGCCATCGTGGTGGTCACTCGCAAACTCTGGATGAAAGTCATGAAGGCCCTGGCCCGTTGGCGTTGGCGCGCCTGA
- the rpe gene encoding ribulose-phosphate 3-epimerase yields the protein MQPFAIAPSILSADFARLGEEVDNVLAAGADIVHFDVMDNHYVPNLTIGPMVCSALRKYGITAPIDAHLMVSPVDRIVGDFIEAGATYITFHPEATLHIDRSLQLIREGGCKAGLVFNPATPLDVLKYVMDKVDMILLMSVNPGFGGQKFIPATLDKLREARALIDASGRDIRLEIDGGVNVGNIREIAAAGADTFVAGSAIFNAPDYKEVIEKMRAELALARP from the coding sequence ATGCAGCCCTTCGCTATTGCTCCGTCGATTCTTTCTGCCGACTTCGCCCGCCTGGGCGAGGAAGTGGACAACGTGCTGGCCGCCGGGGCCGACATCGTTCACTTCGATGTCATGGATAACCACTATGTGCCTAACCTGACCATCGGTCCGATGGTCTGTTCGGCGCTGCGCAAGTACGGCATCACCGCGCCCATCGACGCGCACCTGATGGTCAGCCCGGTGGATCGCATCGTGGGCGACTTCATCGAGGCCGGCGCTACCTACATCACTTTCCACCCTGAAGCCACCCTGCATATCGACCGCTCCTTGCAGTTGATCCGTGAAGGTGGCTGCAAGGCCGGCCTGGTGTTCAACCCGGCCACGCCCCTGGACGTGCTCAAATACGTGATGGACAAGGTCGACATGATCCTGCTCATGAGCGTCAACCCAGGCTTCGGCGGGCAGAAGTTCATCCCGGCCACCCTCGACAAGCTGCGCGAAGCCCGCGCACTGATCGATGCCTCGGGCCGTGACATCCGCCTGGAAATCGATGGCGGCGTGAATGTGGGCAACATCCGCGAAATCGCCGCGGCCGGTGCCGACACCTTTGTCGCAGGATCGGCGATCTTCAATGCGCCGGACTACAAAGAGGTGATTGAAAAGATGCGTGCCGAACTGGCCCTGGCACGCCCATGA
- the trpE gene encoding anthranilate synthase component I, protein MIREEFLRLAAAGYNRIPLACETLADFDTPLSIYLKLADQPNSYLLESVQGGEKWGRYSIIGLPCRTVLRVHDHRISVAHDGIEIESLEVEDPLAFVETFKARYNVPTIPGLPRFNGGLVGYFGYDCVRYVEKRLGTCPNPDPLGVPDILLMVSDAVVVFDNLAGKMHAIVLADPSQEDAYEQGLQSLQALLEKLRQPITPRPGLDFSKQAAADPVFRSSFTQDDYEKAVDTIKEYILAGDCMQVVPSQRMSIDFKAAPIDLYRALRCFNPTPYMYFFNFGDFHVVGSSPEVLVRVEDNLITVRPIAGTRPRGATEEADRALEEDLLSDAKEIAEHLMLIDLGRNDTGRVSEVGSVRLTEKMVIERYSNVMHIVSNVTGQLKAGLTAMDALRAILPAGTLSGAPKIRAMEIIDELEPVKRGVYGGAVGYFAWNGNMDTAIAIRTAVIKNGELHVQAGGGIVADSVPALEWEETLNKRRAMFRAVALAEQAPND, encoded by the coding sequence ATGATTCGCGAAGAATTCCTGCGCCTGGCTGCTGCCGGCTATAACCGCATTCCCCTTGCCTGCGAAACCCTGGCTGACTTCGACACGCCGCTGTCGATCTACCTCAAGCTGGCCGACCAGCCCAATTCCTACCTGCTCGAATCGGTACAGGGCGGGGAGAAGTGGGGCCGTTATTCCATCATCGGCCTGCCATGCCGCACAGTGCTGCGGGTGCACGACCATCGCATCAGCGTGGCCCATGACGGCATCGAGATCGAAAGCCTCGAAGTCGAGGACCCGCTGGCCTTCGTCGAAACCTTCAAGGCCCGTTACAACGTACCCACCATCCCAGGGCTGCCGCGTTTCAACGGTGGCCTGGTGGGGTACTTTGGCTACGACTGCGTGCGTTACGTGGAAAAGCGCCTGGGCACCTGCCCGAACCCGGATCCATTGGGCGTGCCGGACATCCTGCTGATGGTGTCCGATGCGGTGGTGGTCTTCGATAACCTCGCAGGTAAAATGCACGCTATCGTGCTGGCCGACCCGTCCCAGGAAGATGCCTACGAGCAAGGCCTGCAAAGCTTGCAGGCGTTGTTGGAAAAACTTCGCCAGCCGATCACGCCACGCCCTGGCCTGGACTTCAGCAAGCAGGCCGCGGCCGACCCGGTATTTCGCTCCAGCTTTACCCAGGACGATTATGAAAAAGCGGTCGATACCATCAAGGAATACATCCTGGCTGGCGACTGCATGCAGGTGGTGCCGTCGCAACGGATGTCCATCGACTTCAAGGCAGCGCCTATCGATCTGTATAGAGCCCTGCGTTGCTTCAATCCGACGCCCTACATGTACTTCTTCAATTTTGGCGATTTCCATGTCGTGGGCAGTTCGCCGGAAGTATTGGTGCGGGTCGAGGACAACCTGATCACGGTTCGACCGATTGCCGGCACGCGTCCTCGTGGTGCCACGGAAGAGGCTGACCGCGCCCTGGAAGAGGACCTGCTGTCGGACGCCAAGGAGATCGCCGAGCACCTGATGCTGATCGACCTGGGGCGTAACGACACCGGGCGGGTCTCGGAAGTCGGTTCGGTGAGGCTCACCGAGAAGATGGTGATCGAGCGCTATTCCAACGTCATGCACATCGTGTCCAACGTCACGGGGCAGTTGAAGGCCGGGTTGACGGCAATGGATGCCCTGCGAGCGATCCTGCCCGCAGGCACCTTGTCTGGCGCGCCGAAGATTCGGGCGATGGAAATCATCGATGAGCTGGAGCCGGTCAAGCGGGGGGTGTACGGCGGAGCCGTCGGCTATTTCGCCTGGAACGGCAACATGGACACTGCCATTGCCATTCGCACGGCAGTCATCAAGAACGGCGAACTGCATGTACAGGCCGGAGGAGGTATCGTTGCCGATTCGGTACCGGCGCTGGAATGGGAAGAAACGCTGAACAAGCGTCGGGCGATGTTCCGCGCGGTGGCGTTGGCCGAGCAGGCCCCGAACGACTGA